A stretch of Brassica rapa cultivar Chiifu-401-42 chromosome A08, CAAS_Brap_v3.01, whole genome shotgun sequence DNA encodes these proteins:
- the LOC103836235 gene encoding G-type lectin S-receptor-like serine/threonine-protein kinase At1g11330 isoform X1 encodes MVVLVNKRCRFALLLLAAFSCFSLKLCSGGEDTITFSAPVKDSETLLSKNGVFRFGFFTPVNSTSRLSYVGIWYDKIPAQTVVWVANKDTPVRDTSGVVSISEDGNLVVKDGLNRLLWSTNITSKMAPNATLVQLMDTGNLRLVDSRSNGETLWESFKHPYNSFLPLMSLGTNNENLKLTSWRSDVDPSTGNYTAGLAPFAYPELLIWKDNVPIWRSGPWNGQGFIGLPDVDGFSLSNDYQGTASLSYGNDSFMFHLDPDGVLYQREYSRASTRGLNIATCDAYGKCGPFASCSSRELPPCNCVKGFAPKNQREWDDGNWSDGCVRIVSLRCKKENNVSSNGGRGKGDGFLKLQKMKVPVSAERSLANENDCAKQCLENCTCTAYAYVQGIGCMVWSGNLVDMQSFLPSGIDLYIRIAHSEKRHNYVAIVICVAFVAAAFLLLACQKFKKRSAAPESRRGPELMFNRMEPVTSENESPYTFKPNEFPLFEFQVLAKATDHFSHRNKLGQGGFGPVYKGKLPEGQEIAVKRLSRASRQGLEELMNEVVVISKLQHRNLVRVLGCCIEGEERLLVYEYMPNKSLDAYLFDPSKQKILDWKTRFNIMEGICRGLLYLHRDSRLKIIHRDLKASNILLDDSLNPKISDFGLARVFEANEDEVAETRRVVGTYGYMSPEYAMEGYFSEKSDVFSLGVIFLEIISGRRNSHKEENNLNLLAYAWNLWNDGEAASLANPIVFDECFEKEIAKCVQIGLLCVQELANDRPNVSNVIWMLTTENAHLPEAKQPAFIARREVSVAGSSDRSSQMVTINDASLTAITGR; translated from the exons ATGGTGGTTCTTGTGAACAAACGTTGTCGCTTTGCTCTTCTTCTACTTGCAGCATTCTCTTGCTTCTCCTTGAAGCTCTGTTCCGGTGGCGAAGACACAATCACTTTCTCGGCTCCAGTCAAAGACTCAGAGACACTTCTCAGCAAAAATGGTGTTTTCAGGTTTGGTTTCTTCACTCCTGTGAACTCCACTTCTCGGTTAAGCTATGTTGGGATTTGGTACGACAAGATTCCAGCTCAAACCGTGGTTTGGGTTGCTAATAAAGACACTCCGGTTAGGGACACTTCCGGTGTTGTTTCCATCTCTGAAGATGGAAATCTAGTGGTTAAGGATGGTCTAAACCGCCTTCTATGGTCTACAAACATCACATCAAAAATGGCTCCAAATGCTACTTTGGTTCAGCTAATGGATACTGGGAATCTTAGGCTAGTAGATAGCAGAAGCAACGGTGAGACTCTTTGGGAAAGTTTTAAGCATCCTTACAACTCTTTCTTGCCATTAATGAGTCTTGGGACCAACAATGAGAATCTGAAGCTCACTTCTTGGAGAAGCGATGTTGATCCTTCAACAGGAAACTACACAGCTGGTCTTGCTCCTTTCGCGTATCCCGAGCTTCTTATCTGGAAGGACAATGTTCCAATCTGGCGTAGCGGACCCTGGAACGGTCAGGGTTTCATCGGTTTACCGGATGTGGATGGGTTTAGCCTTAGCAATGATTACCAAGGAACAGCTTCATTGTCTTATGGTAATGACTCTTTCATGTTTCACTTGGATCCTGATGGAGTCTTGTATCAGAGAGAGTACTCTCGTGCTTCTACGAGAGGTTTGAACATTGCAACTTGTGATGCATACGGTAAATGCGGTCCATTTGCGAGCTGCAGCTCTCGTGAACTTCCACCTTGTAACTGCGTTAAAGGGTTTGCACCAAAGAATCAAAGAGAGTGGGATGATGGGAACTGGAGTGATGGATGTGTGAGGATAGTTTCCTTGCGTTGCAAGAAGGAGAACAATGTAAGTAGTAATGGTGGTAGAGGAAAAGGAGATGGGTTCTTGAAACTGCAGAAGATGAAAGTACCAGTCTCCGCGGAACGGTCACTGGCTAATGAGAATGATTGTGCTAAACAATGTTTAGAGAACTGTACTTGCACAGCTTATGCTTATGTTCAAGGAATAGGATGCATGGTTTGGAGTGGTAACTTAGTTGATATGCAATCATTTTTGCCAAGTGGCATTGATCTTTATATTAGGATTGCACATTCTGAAa AAAGACATAACTATGTAGCTATTGTGATATGCGTTGCGTTTGTTGCTGCTGCCTTTCTTCTTTTAGCatgccaaaaattcaaaaagcgTTCAG CAGCACCAGAGAGCCGTAGAGGACCAGAGCTAATGTTCAACAGAATGGAACCAGTTACAAGTGAAAACGAGTCTCCTTACACGTTCAAGCCTAATGAGTTTCCACTTTTCGAGTTTCAAGTGTTGGCTAAAGCAACGGATCACTTCTCTCACAGAAACAAGCTGGGACAAGGAGGGTTTGGTCCTGTTTACAAG ggGAAGTTACCAGAAGGGCAAGAGATTGCAGTAAAGAGGCTCTCAAGGGCGTCTAGACAAGGGCTAGAGGAACTTATGAACGAGGTTGTTGTGATCTCGAAGCTGCAGCATCGAAATTTAGTGAGAGTACTTGGCTGTTGCATTGAAGGTGAAGAAAGGTTGTTGGTCTATGAATACATGCCTAACAAAAGCTTGGATGCATATCTGTTTG ACCCATCTAAGCAAAAGATTCTTGATTGGAAGACTCGGTTTAACATCATGGAAGGAATTTGTAGAGGTCTTTTGTACCTTCACAGAGATTCAAGACTTAAGATCATACACAGAGATCTAAAAGCCAGCAACATTTTGTTGGATGACAGTCTGAATCCAAAGATATCTGATTTTGGACTTGCAAGAGTTTTCGAAGCGAATGAAGATGAAGTAGCAGAAACAAGAAGAGTTGTTGGAACATA CGGCTATATGTCACCTGAATATGCAATGGAAGGTTACTTTTCTGAAAAATCTGATGTTTTCAGCTTGGGGGTTATCTTTCTAGAGATCATAAGTGGGAGAAGAAACTCTCACAAGGAAGAAAACAATCTCAACCTTTTAGCTTAT GCGTGGAACCTGTGGAATGATGGGGAGGCTGCTTCTCTGGCGAATCCAATAGTCTTTGATGAGTGTTTTGAGAAAGAAATAGCCAAATGTGTTCAGATTGGTTTGTTATGTGTGCAAGAACTTGCAAACGATAGACCGAATGTTTCAAACGTGATTTGGATGCTAACTACCGAGAATGCACACCTCCCTGAGGCAAAGCAGCCTGCGTTTATAGCAAGAAGAGAAGTTTCTGTGGCTGGGTCTTCTGACAGGAGTAGTCAAATGGTCACTAT
- the LOC103836235 gene encoding G-type lectin S-receptor-like serine/threonine-protein kinase At1g11330 isoform X3, producing the protein MVVLVNKRCRFALLLLAAFSCFSLKLCSGGEDTITFSAPVKDSETLLSKNGVFRFGFFTPVNSTSRLSYVGIWYDKIPAQTVVWVANKDTPVRDTSGVVSISEDGNLVVKDGLNRLLWSTNITSKMAPNATLVQLMDTGNLRLVDSRSNGETLWESFKHPYNSFLPLMSLGTNNENLKLTSWRSDVDPSTGNYTAGLAPFAYPELLIWKDNVPIWRSGPWNGQGFIGLPDVDGFSLSNDYQGTASLSYGNDSFMFHLDPDGVLYQREYSRASTRGLNIATCDAYGKCGPFASCSSRELPPCNCVKGFAPKNQREWDDGNWSDGCVRIVSLRCKKENNVSSNGGRGKGDGFLKLQKMKVPVSAERSLANENDCAKQCLENCTCTAYAYVQGIGCMVWSGNLVDMQSFLPSGIDLYIRIAHSEKRHNYVAIVICVAFVAAAFLLLACQKFKKRSESRRGPELMFNRMEPVTSENESPYTFKPNEFPLFEFQVLAKATDHFSHRNKLGQGGFGPVYKGKLPEGQEIAVKRLSRASRQGLEELMNEVVVISKLQHRNLVRVLGCCIEGEERLLVYEYMPNKSLDAYLFDPSKQKILDWKTRFNIMEGICRGLLYLHRDSRLKIIHRDLKASNILLDDSLNPKISDFGLARVFEANEDEVAETRRVVGTYGYMSPEYAMEGYFSEKSDVFSLGVIFLEIISGRRNSHKEENNLNLLAYAWNLWNDGEAASLANPIVFDECFEKEIAKCVQIGLLCVQELANDRPNVSNVIWMLTTENAHLPEAKQPAFIARREVSVAGSSDRSSQMVTINDASLTAITGR; encoded by the exons ATGGTGGTTCTTGTGAACAAACGTTGTCGCTTTGCTCTTCTTCTACTTGCAGCATTCTCTTGCTTCTCCTTGAAGCTCTGTTCCGGTGGCGAAGACACAATCACTTTCTCGGCTCCAGTCAAAGACTCAGAGACACTTCTCAGCAAAAATGGTGTTTTCAGGTTTGGTTTCTTCACTCCTGTGAACTCCACTTCTCGGTTAAGCTATGTTGGGATTTGGTACGACAAGATTCCAGCTCAAACCGTGGTTTGGGTTGCTAATAAAGACACTCCGGTTAGGGACACTTCCGGTGTTGTTTCCATCTCTGAAGATGGAAATCTAGTGGTTAAGGATGGTCTAAACCGCCTTCTATGGTCTACAAACATCACATCAAAAATGGCTCCAAATGCTACTTTGGTTCAGCTAATGGATACTGGGAATCTTAGGCTAGTAGATAGCAGAAGCAACGGTGAGACTCTTTGGGAAAGTTTTAAGCATCCTTACAACTCTTTCTTGCCATTAATGAGTCTTGGGACCAACAATGAGAATCTGAAGCTCACTTCTTGGAGAAGCGATGTTGATCCTTCAACAGGAAACTACACAGCTGGTCTTGCTCCTTTCGCGTATCCCGAGCTTCTTATCTGGAAGGACAATGTTCCAATCTGGCGTAGCGGACCCTGGAACGGTCAGGGTTTCATCGGTTTACCGGATGTGGATGGGTTTAGCCTTAGCAATGATTACCAAGGAACAGCTTCATTGTCTTATGGTAATGACTCTTTCATGTTTCACTTGGATCCTGATGGAGTCTTGTATCAGAGAGAGTACTCTCGTGCTTCTACGAGAGGTTTGAACATTGCAACTTGTGATGCATACGGTAAATGCGGTCCATTTGCGAGCTGCAGCTCTCGTGAACTTCCACCTTGTAACTGCGTTAAAGGGTTTGCACCAAAGAATCAAAGAGAGTGGGATGATGGGAACTGGAGTGATGGATGTGTGAGGATAGTTTCCTTGCGTTGCAAGAAGGAGAACAATGTAAGTAGTAATGGTGGTAGAGGAAAAGGAGATGGGTTCTTGAAACTGCAGAAGATGAAAGTACCAGTCTCCGCGGAACGGTCACTGGCTAATGAGAATGATTGTGCTAAACAATGTTTAGAGAACTGTACTTGCACAGCTTATGCTTATGTTCAAGGAATAGGATGCATGGTTTGGAGTGGTAACTTAGTTGATATGCAATCATTTTTGCCAAGTGGCATTGATCTTTATATTAGGATTGCACATTCTGAAa AAAGACATAACTATGTAGCTATTGTGATATGCGTTGCGTTTGTTGCTGCTGCCTTTCTTCTTTTAGCatgccaaaaattcaaaaagcgTTCAG AGAGCCGTAGAGGACCAGAGCTAATGTTCAACAGAATGGAACCAGTTACAAGTGAAAACGAGTCTCCTTACACGTTCAAGCCTAATGAGTTTCCACTTTTCGAGTTTCAAGTGTTGGCTAAAGCAACGGATCACTTCTCTCACAGAAACAAGCTGGGACAAGGAGGGTTTGGTCCTGTTTACAAG ggGAAGTTACCAGAAGGGCAAGAGATTGCAGTAAAGAGGCTCTCAAGGGCGTCTAGACAAGGGCTAGAGGAACTTATGAACGAGGTTGTTGTGATCTCGAAGCTGCAGCATCGAAATTTAGTGAGAGTACTTGGCTGTTGCATTGAAGGTGAAGAAAGGTTGTTGGTCTATGAATACATGCCTAACAAAAGCTTGGATGCATATCTGTTTG ACCCATCTAAGCAAAAGATTCTTGATTGGAAGACTCGGTTTAACATCATGGAAGGAATTTGTAGAGGTCTTTTGTACCTTCACAGAGATTCAAGACTTAAGATCATACACAGAGATCTAAAAGCCAGCAACATTTTGTTGGATGACAGTCTGAATCCAAAGATATCTGATTTTGGACTTGCAAGAGTTTTCGAAGCGAATGAAGATGAAGTAGCAGAAACAAGAAGAGTTGTTGGAACATA CGGCTATATGTCACCTGAATATGCAATGGAAGGTTACTTTTCTGAAAAATCTGATGTTTTCAGCTTGGGGGTTATCTTTCTAGAGATCATAAGTGGGAGAAGAAACTCTCACAAGGAAGAAAACAATCTCAACCTTTTAGCTTAT GCGTGGAACCTGTGGAATGATGGGGAGGCTGCTTCTCTGGCGAATCCAATAGTCTTTGATGAGTGTTTTGAGAAAGAAATAGCCAAATGTGTTCAGATTGGTTTGTTATGTGTGCAAGAACTTGCAAACGATAGACCGAATGTTTCAAACGTGATTTGGATGCTAACTACCGAGAATGCACACCTCCCTGAGGCAAAGCAGCCTGCGTTTATAGCAAGAAGAGAAGTTTCTGTGGCTGGGTCTTCTGACAGGAGTAGTCAAATGGTCACTAT
- the LOC103836235 gene encoding G-type lectin S-receptor-like serine/threonine-protein kinase At1g11330 isoform X2, which yields MVVLVNKRCRFALLLLAAFSCFSLKLCSGGEDTITFSAPVKDSETLLSKNGVFRFGFFTPVNSTSRLSYVGIWYDKIPAQTVVWVANKDTPVRDTSGVVSISEDGNLVVKDGLNRLLWSTNITSKMAPNATLVQLMDTGNLRLVDSRSNGETLWESFKHPYNSFLPLMSLGTNNENLKLTSWRSDVDPSTGNYTAGLAPFAYPELLIWKDNVPIWRSGPWNGQGFIGLPDVDGFSLSNDYQGTASLSYGNDSFMFHLDPDGVLYQREYSRASTRGLNIATCDAYGKCGPFASCSSRELPPCNCVKGFAPKNQREWDDGNWSDGCVRIVSLRCKKENNVSSNGGRGKGDGFLKLQKMKVPVSAERSLANENDCAKQCLENCTCTAYAYVQGIGCMVWSGNLVDMQSFLPSGIDLYIRIAHSEKRHNYVAIVICVAFVAAAFLLLACQKFKKRSAPESRRGPELMFNRMEPVTSENESPYTFKPNEFPLFEFQVLAKATDHFSHRNKLGQGGFGPVYKGKLPEGQEIAVKRLSRASRQGLEELMNEVVVISKLQHRNLVRVLGCCIEGEERLLVYEYMPNKSLDAYLFDPSKQKILDWKTRFNIMEGICRGLLYLHRDSRLKIIHRDLKASNILLDDSLNPKISDFGLARVFEANEDEVAETRRVVGTYGYMSPEYAMEGYFSEKSDVFSLGVIFLEIISGRRNSHKEENNLNLLAYAWNLWNDGEAASLANPIVFDECFEKEIAKCVQIGLLCVQELANDRPNVSNVIWMLTTENAHLPEAKQPAFIARREVSVAGSSDRSSQMVTINDASLTAITGR from the exons ATGGTGGTTCTTGTGAACAAACGTTGTCGCTTTGCTCTTCTTCTACTTGCAGCATTCTCTTGCTTCTCCTTGAAGCTCTGTTCCGGTGGCGAAGACACAATCACTTTCTCGGCTCCAGTCAAAGACTCAGAGACACTTCTCAGCAAAAATGGTGTTTTCAGGTTTGGTTTCTTCACTCCTGTGAACTCCACTTCTCGGTTAAGCTATGTTGGGATTTGGTACGACAAGATTCCAGCTCAAACCGTGGTTTGGGTTGCTAATAAAGACACTCCGGTTAGGGACACTTCCGGTGTTGTTTCCATCTCTGAAGATGGAAATCTAGTGGTTAAGGATGGTCTAAACCGCCTTCTATGGTCTACAAACATCACATCAAAAATGGCTCCAAATGCTACTTTGGTTCAGCTAATGGATACTGGGAATCTTAGGCTAGTAGATAGCAGAAGCAACGGTGAGACTCTTTGGGAAAGTTTTAAGCATCCTTACAACTCTTTCTTGCCATTAATGAGTCTTGGGACCAACAATGAGAATCTGAAGCTCACTTCTTGGAGAAGCGATGTTGATCCTTCAACAGGAAACTACACAGCTGGTCTTGCTCCTTTCGCGTATCCCGAGCTTCTTATCTGGAAGGACAATGTTCCAATCTGGCGTAGCGGACCCTGGAACGGTCAGGGTTTCATCGGTTTACCGGATGTGGATGGGTTTAGCCTTAGCAATGATTACCAAGGAACAGCTTCATTGTCTTATGGTAATGACTCTTTCATGTTTCACTTGGATCCTGATGGAGTCTTGTATCAGAGAGAGTACTCTCGTGCTTCTACGAGAGGTTTGAACATTGCAACTTGTGATGCATACGGTAAATGCGGTCCATTTGCGAGCTGCAGCTCTCGTGAACTTCCACCTTGTAACTGCGTTAAAGGGTTTGCACCAAAGAATCAAAGAGAGTGGGATGATGGGAACTGGAGTGATGGATGTGTGAGGATAGTTTCCTTGCGTTGCAAGAAGGAGAACAATGTAAGTAGTAATGGTGGTAGAGGAAAAGGAGATGGGTTCTTGAAACTGCAGAAGATGAAAGTACCAGTCTCCGCGGAACGGTCACTGGCTAATGAGAATGATTGTGCTAAACAATGTTTAGAGAACTGTACTTGCACAGCTTATGCTTATGTTCAAGGAATAGGATGCATGGTTTGGAGTGGTAACTTAGTTGATATGCAATCATTTTTGCCAAGTGGCATTGATCTTTATATTAGGATTGCACATTCTGAAa AAAGACATAACTATGTAGCTATTGTGATATGCGTTGCGTTTGTTGCTGCTGCCTTTCTTCTTTTAGCatgccaaaaattcaaaaagcgTTCAG CACCAGAGAGCCGTAGAGGACCAGAGCTAATGTTCAACAGAATGGAACCAGTTACAAGTGAAAACGAGTCTCCTTACACGTTCAAGCCTAATGAGTTTCCACTTTTCGAGTTTCAAGTGTTGGCTAAAGCAACGGATCACTTCTCTCACAGAAACAAGCTGGGACAAGGAGGGTTTGGTCCTGTTTACAAG ggGAAGTTACCAGAAGGGCAAGAGATTGCAGTAAAGAGGCTCTCAAGGGCGTCTAGACAAGGGCTAGAGGAACTTATGAACGAGGTTGTTGTGATCTCGAAGCTGCAGCATCGAAATTTAGTGAGAGTACTTGGCTGTTGCATTGAAGGTGAAGAAAGGTTGTTGGTCTATGAATACATGCCTAACAAAAGCTTGGATGCATATCTGTTTG ACCCATCTAAGCAAAAGATTCTTGATTGGAAGACTCGGTTTAACATCATGGAAGGAATTTGTAGAGGTCTTTTGTACCTTCACAGAGATTCAAGACTTAAGATCATACACAGAGATCTAAAAGCCAGCAACATTTTGTTGGATGACAGTCTGAATCCAAAGATATCTGATTTTGGACTTGCAAGAGTTTTCGAAGCGAATGAAGATGAAGTAGCAGAAACAAGAAGAGTTGTTGGAACATA CGGCTATATGTCACCTGAATATGCAATGGAAGGTTACTTTTCTGAAAAATCTGATGTTTTCAGCTTGGGGGTTATCTTTCTAGAGATCATAAGTGGGAGAAGAAACTCTCACAAGGAAGAAAACAATCTCAACCTTTTAGCTTAT GCGTGGAACCTGTGGAATGATGGGGAGGCTGCTTCTCTGGCGAATCCAATAGTCTTTGATGAGTGTTTTGAGAAAGAAATAGCCAAATGTGTTCAGATTGGTTTGTTATGTGTGCAAGAACTTGCAAACGATAGACCGAATGTTTCAAACGTGATTTGGATGCTAACTACCGAGAATGCACACCTCCCTGAGGCAAAGCAGCCTGCGTTTATAGCAAGAAGAGAAGTTTCTGTGGCTGGGTCTTCTGACAGGAGTAGTCAAATGGTCACTAT